GTCAGGCGTATGCGACGCATAGCGCTCCTCGATTGCTGCCACGCGCCGCTCCAGCTCGACCGTATCGACGGCCGAGCAGTACCGATCCAAGGTCGCGGCGATCGCAGCGCCCTCCTCCGGTGAAATGCGCCCCTTGGCGACGGCATTGATCAGGAAAGCGTGCGCCGCTGGCACATCGGCAAGAGTTTTCACCCGCGGGAAATCCGGCAACTCGATGCGGGCACCCTTCCGGACCGGCGCCA
The DNA window shown above is from Bradyrhizobium sp. ISRA464 and carries:
- a CDS encoding DUF5681 domain-containing protein, with translation MIPQPPPIVLPPPPEPITPPARPPGRPRGSRNKRTVALEALFEGEAEAIARKAIELAKAGDSPAIKMVIDRLAPVRKGARIELPDFPRVKTLADVPAAHAFLINAVAKGRISPEEGAAIAATLDRYCSAVDTVELERRVAAIEERYASHTPD